In a genomic window of Planctomycetaceae bacterium:
- a CDS encoding DUF6666 family protein, whose amino-acid sequence MSDLTFFGGIDGSKQPQDYGVNANLGLQGNVNASIALDEESGLGLQIGTGIVASQNAVRVYELLGEATSRTQSYTTIGLFQRTDSGFLWAVAHDFMIEQSYDRFLLSQWRGRVGFDFDDRNQFGITTQLRARTDSGTFGGGPVSLRTINQSSLYWRHVWDSSAQTTIWIGLADGHGENNAVTGPSASKSTVPLFGADFLSPLNDHLALYGETNLVMPADTGTVDAFLGFQWFPRGGAKFARRTRLAPVFSVAAPTTFSVDLR is encoded by the coding sequence GTGAGCGATCTTACCTTCTTCGGAGGCATTGATGGGTCCAAGCAACCACAGGACTATGGCGTCAATGCGAATCTGGGACTCCAGGGAAATGTGAATGCGAGCATTGCTCTCGACGAAGAATCAGGGCTTGGGCTACAGATCGGAACTGGGATCGTGGCATCGCAGAATGCCGTTCGTGTTTATGAGCTTTTGGGGGAGGCGACAAGTCGTACACAGTCTTACACGACGATCGGGCTGTTTCAGCGAACCGATTCCGGGTTTCTCTGGGCCGTCGCGCACGATTTCATGATCGAACAATCATATGACCGTTTCCTGTTGTCGCAGTGGCGTGGTCGTGTGGGCTTCGATTTTGATGACCGAAATCAGTTTGGCATCACGACACAACTGCGCGCCAGGACCGACTCAGGAACCTTCGGCGGAGGGCCAGTATCGCTTCGGACGATTAACCAGAGTTCGCTCTATTGGAGACATGTCTGGGATTCTTCCGCACAAACCACAATTTGGATAGGACTCGCCGACGGCCACGGCGAAAACAATGCCGTCACTGGACCTTCTGCTTCCAAGTCAACAGTGCCGCTATTTGGTGCCGATTTTCTGAGCCCGTTGAACGATCATTTGGCCTTGTATGGTGAAACGAACCTGGTCATGCCGGCTGACACAGGAACGGTCGATGCCTTTCTTGGGTTTCAGTGGTTCCCCCGCGGCGGTGCAAAGTTTGCTCGACGAACGCGACTTGCACCAGTGTTCTCGGTGGCTGCTCCGACAACGTTTTCAGTGGATTTGAGATAG
- a CDS encoding DUF4011 domain-containing protein, whose product MAETESFRVRDPQQILHEKVEQWRSKLLDIGNRNPLIKCSFNAIRGVLEIHLPDAETVWRTLAAEGEAGAVSMRFPWRRELVPPPPDEDGDLAPGTARSAEGNLLSQTPESLDEAATFVADVGDTATSDDRRRIKEWHPSLEECRRSSRLQNLDLLVDLTDRGLDRRLRTMDGHARLAMSEQGVHALFMVFGFLKWYESPESNDARHSPLMLVPVSLSRASTIAPWELTEAEDDAIDNLCLRQRLRQDYGLELPPLPDINDLEEPGARTRFLTAVQAAISKCDRWEVEDRAALGLFAFPKVAMWKDLGDHANAVVNHPLCKAIAGEVSGNPMMAFGPVTEIPSAAELDDKIAPGEIKAILDCDSSQMEAMVAARRGVSLVLDGPPGTGKSQTIANMIADGLAVGKTILFVSEKVSALQVVKRRLDEKGLGDFCLECHSSKANRKSVLFELESCLNLEAEVYSDAQPRLNEARDNRNRLNEYVRSIHRPRSPLGLSPYELFGNVGRLTRLGMATKSRCELPDPAKVDRTTFDGWLNLLTQAADNKLVISNYDQHPWRGCRLVSRSLALNDDLQHHLLGLSQAFRSISECVQPLVDAGLIECPPVVSEINHLRKTLLDSLTTPRLGAGWMKYPDRAATIGLELQALASGQQTLKQNLADYTEQLATTVDVDGLRDKLFDVHGWTSQLTSDLPTDVEAQHSFLSDLAETLQRLSLSAEETQTHLPPVIKLLQIPLREDLPVAAIRLVVQIAECIVESGTMQPAWLDRNNWIQLKRAAERSLVELNSLTALEAELQTRVALGRLPELNISKDSLTSLHNSWTVIANLIPDDTDDALGKFLTVIDSALKTAQDAALAADAIRIGLGLSSDESMTMQQSTQLLSALPDVLNAQYIHLAWKEATTRSRLMKSCQAAIDDLSDAQQIEERLSDRLSHRAFSESAGELAAQASQFSSPWKRLFGGFGQYRKAVADLYRTAVPDKTSLLQDMELLCKYHRRLNDVRTMLRQHENTLPPARDFQDAEAWRQLMLGINATESLVNRMGDWVKGDAVCTNLDTRLLQAEGRKLDISFRLLSQHLLGLGSNRQWDQTPVETVIADLEALRTATVGCRQALAKASVVFHGFPPGIKELLQIADKAIRRETLSQGLHKTFEDHSDWMPAGSTATQESTWRKILAGVRGAEHLAKFFRNSDSLRHVLCTAGQIDAFALSEAAATLKNCLQKLIGHVCKCEQHLNLCRPNEADSTSARKMVSELKLTSSSAARAFAARAEGLQELQSYLRRRISIDDARLEADLQLIRQLQEVNRKQTSHLSILRDFGIDDVSIVDKESLNWLLQVSREDRVTPLIKAMASQDEIRQQVTTAVQQINSALAGEFKASWKFLMSLFELDTDVSVGITIRNAEFSELAQWFDLLRQQTTGIDDWMKFSRWKRDMRQAGFGAIVDELLSGRFEPDEVCDVVAVRFYRKLFDVLCATDKTLAEFEVEVHERIRERFCYLDVWEVKAAATRIRQFQLGRSDRPRNGFAAAASSELGILQKEIAKKRKHLPLRKLFASIPDVLQRLKPCIMMSPLSVSTFLESDKIRFDMVIFDEASQVFPWDAIGAIYRGSQIVVAGDEKQLPPTNFFSRVDAETDEEDDIGDFESILSLCRSINMPAKRLRWHYRSRREPLIAFSNRHFYDGDLVTFPSVKDAVGDAVRWEYVPDGRWVDRKNLKEAERVVDLVIDHFRNHSDRSLGVIAFNQTQQRAIEDLIYDRRRSDSRIDALLSGRLPDPLFIKNLETVQGDERDVILLTMGYGFNDAGRFLKNFGPLTKSGGERRLNVAVTRAREEVVFVTSVRAADMDISASNSVGTHLLKKYLEYAERGPVALADSVDSSASEAESPFEEEVAVALRHQGLDVVPQVGCGGFRIDLALKHSEHPGKFCLGIECDGASYHSSNTARDRDRIRQSVLESLGWRIVRIWSTDWVRDPDRQIQKIVAAYKSAISSSGDEVAQLPEPIDEDEGLEPTFVQTEQQKVPSFAAITDVPDQQIFLTAAAVLGQAGSTELDDLVKLIARELGFRRVGPRIRERIESHLAQELNSGRLVLHGDRVSLSEQYKASNDACDVTQVGLMPLSAGQIASDESDCVQDCKAIVDALRAAGGVASRPKLKRTLDWDEDRLKDRLQILQDARAIRQDRVGLRVILSEHPKAAKG is encoded by the coding sequence ATGGCTGAGACAGAATCATTCCGAGTTCGTGATCCGCAGCAGATATTGCACGAGAAAGTTGAGCAATGGCGAAGTAAGCTCCTTGATATTGGTAACCGCAACCCGCTGATCAAATGTTCCTTCAATGCGATCCGCGGCGTTTTAGAGATTCACCTTCCGGACGCCGAAACCGTCTGGAGAACATTGGCTGCAGAAGGCGAAGCCGGAGCGGTATCCATGCGCTTTCCGTGGCGGCGAGAACTGGTTCCACCGCCGCCTGACGAAGATGGCGATTTGGCACCAGGGACCGCTCGTTCGGCAGAGGGCAATTTGTTGTCCCAAACGCCAGAGTCTCTTGACGAAGCTGCCACATTTGTCGCCGATGTTGGCGATACAGCAACTTCCGACGACCGCCGGCGGATTAAGGAATGGCATCCATCGCTCGAAGAGTGCCGACGGTCTTCTCGTCTGCAAAACTTGGATTTGTTGGTCGATCTGACCGACCGCGGTCTCGATAGACGGCTGCGCACCATGGACGGCCATGCGCGACTGGCGATGTCAGAGCAGGGTGTTCATGCCTTATTCATGGTTTTCGGTTTTCTGAAGTGGTACGAATCGCCGGAAAGCAATGATGCTCGACACAGTCCGCTGATGTTAGTGCCTGTTTCCCTGTCGCGCGCTTCAACCATCGCACCTTGGGAACTGACAGAAGCTGAAGACGACGCAATAGACAATTTATGCCTGCGGCAGCGTCTGCGGCAGGATTATGGTCTGGAACTTCCCCCGCTGCCAGACATTAACGATCTTGAGGAGCCTGGAGCGAGAACAAGGTTCCTGACCGCCGTGCAGGCGGCGATTAGTAAATGCGACAGATGGGAAGTTGAAGATCGAGCCGCTCTGGGACTGTTCGCTTTCCCCAAGGTTGCCATGTGGAAGGATTTGGGTGATCACGCAAATGCTGTTGTTAATCATCCACTGTGCAAAGCCATAGCCGGCGAAGTCTCTGGCAATCCGATGATGGCGTTTGGTCCGGTCACCGAAATTCCTTCTGCAGCAGAGCTGGATGACAAGATTGCTCCTGGCGAAATCAAAGCCATTTTGGATTGCGATTCCAGCCAGATGGAAGCCATGGTGGCGGCTCGACGCGGAGTAAGTCTGGTGCTGGATGGCCCTCCGGGAACAGGAAAAAGCCAAACCATTGCCAACATGATTGCGGACGGTCTGGCGGTAGGCAAAACCATCTTGTTTGTCAGTGAAAAAGTCTCAGCGTTGCAGGTTGTAAAGCGGCGTTTAGACGAGAAGGGACTTGGTGACTTCTGTCTTGAATGTCACTCGAGCAAGGCCAATCGAAAATCGGTGTTGTTCGAACTTGAATCATGTCTAAATCTTGAAGCCGAAGTGTATAGCGATGCCCAACCGAGATTGAATGAAGCCCGCGACAACCGAAACCGACTCAACGAATATGTTCGCAGCATCCACCGGCCTCGTAGTCCGCTGGGGCTGTCTCCCTACGAATTGTTTGGCAATGTTGGCCGCCTGACTAGACTGGGAATGGCAACAAAATCTCGCTGCGAGTTACCTGACCCGGCGAAAGTGGATCGGACGACATTCGACGGATGGCTAAATCTGTTGACTCAGGCTGCGGATAACAAACTGGTTATCAGCAATTACGATCAGCATCCGTGGCGGGGCTGTCGTTTAGTGTCAAGATCGCTGGCCTTAAATGACGACCTGCAGCACCACCTGTTGGGCTTGTCTCAGGCGTTTAGATCAATCTCCGAGTGCGTGCAACCGTTAGTCGATGCAGGCTTGATCGAATGTCCGCCAGTAGTTTCTGAGATCAACCATCTGAGGAAAACTCTTCTGGACAGCCTGACGACGCCGCGTTTAGGCGCGGGGTGGATGAAATACCCGGACCGTGCCGCCACAATCGGGTTAGAATTGCAGGCTCTCGCGTCGGGGCAGCAAACGCTGAAACAAAATCTGGCGGACTATACCGAACAATTGGCGACAACCGTCGATGTTGACGGATTGCGCGACAAGCTGTTTGATGTCCATGGCTGGACAAGTCAACTCACCTCTGATTTGCCCACGGATGTTGAAGCACAACACAGTTTTCTGTCAGACCTGGCCGAAACTCTGCAACGATTGTCTCTTAGTGCCGAGGAAACTCAAACCCACCTGCCGCCGGTCATCAAGTTACTGCAGATTCCACTCAGGGAAGATTTGCCGGTCGCTGCGATCAGGCTGGTAGTTCAGATCGCAGAATGCATTGTCGAATCTGGAACAATGCAGCCAGCATGGCTCGATCGGAACAACTGGATTCAATTGAAACGGGCGGCCGAACGTTCACTTGTCGAATTGAATTCTCTGACTGCCCTTGAAGCTGAACTGCAGACGCGGGTTGCGTTGGGGCGATTGCCGGAACTGAATATCAGCAAAGACTCTCTTACATCCCTACACAATAGCTGGACCGTTATTGCGAACCTCATCCCGGATGATACAGACGATGCGTTGGGCAAGTTTCTAACTGTTATCGACAGCGCACTTAAGACCGCGCAGGATGCCGCGCTGGCAGCAGATGCCATCCGAATCGGACTGGGACTGTCGTCGGATGAGTCAATGACGATGCAGCAAAGCACGCAGTTGCTTAGCGCGCTTCCGGATGTGTTAAATGCGCAGTACATTCACCTGGCATGGAAAGAAGCGACGACACGAAGTCGATTGATGAAAAGCTGCCAGGCGGCAATCGACGACCTTTCAGACGCTCAGCAGATTGAAGAACGTCTTTCTGATCGGCTGTCTCACAGGGCTTTTAGTGAATCTGCCGGTGAACTTGCCGCTCAGGCTTCGCAGTTTTCTTCACCATGGAAACGTCTGTTCGGTGGTTTCGGCCAGTACAGAAAAGCGGTGGCCGATCTTTATCGCACAGCGGTGCCAGACAAGACAAGTCTGCTTCAGGACATGGAGCTGCTTTGCAAATATCATCGACGTTTGAACGATGTTCGGACGATGCTGCGACAGCACGAAAACACTCTGCCGCCGGCCAGAGACTTTCAAGACGCAGAAGCATGGCGACAGCTGATGCTGGGAATCAATGCGACCGAAAGTCTGGTCAATCGAATGGGGGACTGGGTCAAGGGAGATGCTGTTTGCACCAACCTTGACACGCGATTACTTCAGGCTGAGGGACGGAAGCTGGACATTTCTTTCAGACTTTTGTCGCAACATCTCTTGGGTCTCGGCAGCAACCGGCAATGGGACCAGACGCCGGTGGAAACTGTGATTGCAGATCTTGAAGCGCTGCGAACTGCGACCGTCGGATGTCGTCAGGCACTCGCGAAGGCGTCGGTTGTATTTCACGGCTTTCCGCCCGGAATCAAGGAGTTGCTGCAGATCGCAGACAAGGCCATTCGCCGAGAGACACTTTCGCAGGGATTGCACAAAACTTTTGAAGACCACTCGGATTGGATGCCGGCTGGCAGCACGGCAACTCAAGAATCCACATGGCGAAAGATTCTTGCGGGTGTTCGCGGAGCGGAACATCTCGCGAAGTTTTTTAGAAACTCCGATTCTCTGCGTCATGTACTTTGTACGGCCGGACAAATCGATGCGTTTGCACTTTCGGAAGCTGCGGCCACGCTGAAAAACTGCCTGCAAAAACTGATTGGCCACGTTTGCAAATGCGAACAACACCTCAACCTATGCAGGCCCAATGAAGCAGATTCCACCAGTGCACGCAAAATGGTGTCTGAATTGAAGCTAACCAGCAGTTCAGCTGCCAGAGCATTTGCAGCCAGGGCAGAGGGACTGCAGGAATTGCAGTCATATCTTAGAAGAAGAATCTCAATTGATGATGCTCGGCTTGAGGCCGATTTACAGTTGATTCGACAACTACAAGAGGTCAATAGGAAGCAAACTTCTCATCTGAGCATCCTGCGCGATTTTGGAATCGATGATGTGTCGATTGTCGATAAGGAATCGCTCAACTGGCTGCTGCAGGTATCACGGGAAGATCGCGTGACACCGCTTATCAAGGCTATGGCTTCGCAGGATGAAATTCGGCAGCAGGTGACCACGGCCGTTCAGCAAATCAATAGCGCTCTGGCCGGAGAATTCAAAGCTTCATGGAAGTTTCTGATGTCGTTATTTGAACTGGATACTGACGTATCGGTTGGGATTACCATCCGAAATGCTGAATTCAGTGAACTGGCACAGTGGTTTGATCTGCTTCGACAGCAGACTACAGGTATTGATGACTGGATGAAGTTCTCCCGATGGAAACGCGACATGCGTCAGGCAGGATTCGGTGCAATCGTTGACGAGTTATTAAGTGGTCGATTTGAACCGGACGAGGTCTGCGATGTGGTTGCTGTCCGGTTCTATCGAAAACTGTTCGATGTCTTGTGCGCCACGGACAAGACACTGGCTGAATTTGAAGTAGAAGTACATGAACGCATTCGAGAACGGTTTTGCTATTTGGACGTGTGGGAAGTAAAAGCAGCGGCGACGCGTATCCGGCAATTTCAATTAGGGCGAAGCGACAGGCCGCGCAACGGCTTTGCTGCCGCCGCCAGCAGCGAACTTGGAATTCTGCAGAAGGAGATTGCAAAAAAACGGAAGCATCTGCCGCTGCGGAAATTATTCGCATCCATCCCGGATGTTTTGCAGCGGTTGAAACCATGCATCATGATGAGTCCCTTGTCAGTCAGTACTTTTCTTGAGTCGGACAAGATCCGTTTTGATATGGTCATTTTTGACGAAGCGTCTCAGGTTTTTCCATGGGATGCGATCGGTGCAATTTACCGAGGATCGCAAATCGTGGTTGCTGGGGACGAAAAGCAACTGCCGCCAACGAACTTCTTCAGTAGAGTCGATGCCGAAACCGACGAAGAAGATGATATCGGTGATTTTGAAAGTATTCTCTCACTTTGCCGATCCATCAACATGCCCGCTAAGCGGCTGCGCTGGCACTATCGTTCGCGTCGTGAACCTCTGATCGCGTTTTCCAATCGGCACTTTTACGACGGTGACCTCGTAACATTTCCCAGTGTTAAAGACGCCGTGGGAGATGCCGTCCGATGGGAATATGTCCCAGATGGAAGATGGGTTGATCGTAAGAATCTGAAGGAGGCCGAACGCGTTGTTGATCTGGTTATTGACCACTTTCGAAATCACTCGGACAGATCACTGGGAGTGATAGCGTTTAACCAAACGCAGCAGCGCGCGATTGAGGACCTCATTTATGATCGGCGACGCAGTGATTCTCGGATCGACGCGTTGCTGAGCGGACGGTTGCCTGATCCGCTGTTTATCAAGAATCTGGAAACAGTACAGGGAGATGAACGTGACGTCATACTGTTGACGATGGGTTACGGCTTTAATGACGCCGGTCGTTTCCTCAAGAACTTTGGCCCTCTCACAAAGTCCGGCGGCGAGCGACGGTTGAATGTTGCCGTCACTCGGGCGCGGGAAGAAGTCGTCTTTGTAACCTCTGTGCGCGCCGCTGATATGGATATTTCAGCATCCAACAGCGTCGGTACTCATCTGTTGAAGAAGTATCTTGAATATGCTGAGCGTGGCCCCGTCGCTCTTGCTGATTCTGTCGACTCATCTGCATCAGAGGCGGAATCTCCATTTGAGGAGGAAGTTGCGGTCGCTTTAAGGCATCAGGGGTTGGATGTCGTGCCTCAGGTCGGGTGCGGCGGGTTCCGAATTGATTTGGCATTGAAGCATTCCGAACATCCAGGCAAGTTTTGCCTGGGAATTGAATGCGATGGCGCCAGCTATCACTCATCCAACACAGCGCGTGATCGTGACCGCATTCGACAAAGCGTTTTGGAATCGCTGGGATGGCGCATTGTTCGAATTTGGTCGACCGACTGGGTACGAGATCCGGATCGGCAGATTCAGAAGATCGTCGCGGCATATAAATCAGCGATTAGTTCTTCAGGTGACGAGGTCGCACAACTGCCTGAGCCAATCGATGAGGATGAAGGCCTGGAGCCTACATTCGTGCAGACTGAACAGCAGAAGGTTCCGTCATTTGCAGCAATCACTGATGTTCCCGATCAACAAATCTTTCTGACAGCTGCTGCCGTTCTGGGGCAGGCTGGATCAACGGAATTGGATGATCTGGTCAAACTGATCGCTCGTGAACTTGGATTTCGAAGAGTGGGGCCAAGAATTCGAGAACGGATCGAGAGTCATTTAGCTCAGGAACTGAACTCAGGGCGATTGGTACTTCATGGAGACAGAGTCTCTCTGAGCGAGCAGTACAAGGCGTCGAACGATGCCTGTGATGTAACCCAAGTTGGCTTGATGCCACTGTCCGCCGGGCAGATCGCTTCGGATGAAAGCGATTGCGTCCAGGACTGTAAGGCAATCGTGGACGCATTGCGAGCCGCGGGCGGAGTTGCCTCTCGTCCCAAGTTAAAACGGACATTGGATTGGGATGAAGACCGGCTAAAAGACCGGCTTCAGATATTGCAGGATGCGCGTGCCATTCGACAAGATCGTGTGGGTTTGCGCGTGATACTATCGGAGCATCCTAAGGCAGCAAAAGGCTAA
- a CDS encoding CRTAC1 family protein codes for MLILITGIWRMMHSVVAPTVPEPADAETGISRVSQPGSVGVKESAEPVDGHSRMVAMLKSVRTRKVYEHLFFGAPSVESEEAVLSTTRPSPQSRFMGLIRVANRRLWLGDTRKALKHLSQALPICEAGGSAVPQQIRSRLYRFLGLSWLRLGENENCVNCNNGESCLAPISDSGIHTNREGSEQAIVFLMKTLSVAPEDLTARWLLNIANMTLGQYPEGVPEQYRIDTKHFDSETEFPRFPNIAGRLGLNTLSCAGGCVVDDFDADGDLDVITSSWGEGDELQYFRNDKGKFIDDSARANFAGIFGGLNLLQADYDNDGDLDVLVLRGAWLGKVGTIPNSLLRNDGTGKFTDVTFDCGLAENSFPTQTAVWLDFDNDGDLDLFVGNEEFPCQLFENINGESFRDVAAQSGVENLRFTKGVTAGDYNDDGYPDIYVSNLQGENRLYKNNKDGSFVDVAPELNITDPIDGFPVWFWDYNQDGVLDIFASGYSLDLDCLGYEYFGVPSPQQFHFLYEGDGHGGFHEVADARHLNSHLPPMGANFGDLDNDGYPDLYLGTGTPQYEALMPNVMYRNQQGQRFFDVTTAGRMGHLQKGHGIAFADFDEDGDQDVFSEMGGAYPGDQAVNCVYENPGFGNHWLTLRLIGKTSNRSAIGAKVSVTVSDGDTVRTVYTWVGSGGSFGANPLRCEIGLGHADQIKQIVIDWPTSGTTQTFRDVSMDQSIEIEEGSEQIRPTKHES; via the coding sequence ATGTTAATTCTGATAACCGGCATCTGGCGAATGATGCATTCAGTTGTAGCGCCGACCGTTCCCGAGCCTGCAGACGCTGAAACTGGTATTTCGCGAGTCTCGCAGCCAGGTTCGGTCGGAGTCAAAGAATCTGCGGAGCCTGTCGACGGACACAGCCGAATGGTGGCAATGTTGAAATCCGTCAGAACTCGCAAGGTTTACGAGCATCTGTTCTTTGGTGCCCCATCCGTCGAATCGGAAGAGGCTGTCTTATCGACGACTCGGCCAAGTCCCCAGTCCAGGTTTATGGGACTCATTCGCGTTGCTAACCGTCGATTGTGGCTCGGAGACACTCGCAAAGCTTTGAAGCATCTGAGTCAGGCTTTGCCGATTTGTGAAGCCGGGGGCTCCGCTGTACCACAGCAGATTCGCAGTCGGCTTTACCGCTTTCTGGGACTTTCATGGCTGCGACTCGGGGAAAATGAAAACTGTGTCAACTGCAATAACGGCGAAAGCTGTCTGGCTCCCATCTCGGATTCGGGGATTCATACAAACCGCGAAGGATCCGAACAGGCCATTGTCTTCCTGATGAAGACGCTGTCAGTCGCACCGGAAGATCTGACAGCTCGCTGGTTGCTGAACATCGCGAACATGACACTGGGTCAGTATCCGGAAGGTGTGCCCGAACAATACCGGATTGATACGAAACATTTTGATTCCGAAACTGAGTTCCCACGATTTCCAAACATCGCAGGAAGGCTGGGGCTGAACACCTTGTCTTGCGCGGGGGGCTGCGTCGTTGATGATTTTGATGCCGACGGAGATCTGGATGTCATCACATCGTCCTGGGGAGAAGGCGATGAACTGCAGTACTTTCGCAACGATAAAGGAAAGTTCATTGATGACTCGGCTCGAGCGAACTTTGCCGGAATTTTTGGCGGGCTGAATCTGCTGCAGGCGGATTACGATAACGATGGAGATCTTGACGTTCTTGTGCTGAGGGGGGCGTGGCTTGGCAAAGTCGGCACAATTCCCAATTCGCTGCTGCGCAACGATGGCACAGGGAAGTTCACCGATGTGACCTTCGACTGCGGCCTTGCCGAAAATTCATTCCCAACGCAAACTGCCGTGTGGCTGGATTTTGACAACGACGGAGACCTTGACCTTTTCGTTGGGAACGAGGAATTTCCCTGTCAGCTGTTCGAAAACATCAACGGAGAAAGTTTTCGTGACGTCGCTGCGCAGTCAGGCGTGGAGAATCTGCGATTTACCAAGGGGGTCACTGCAGGAGATTACAACGACGACGGATACCCGGATATCTACGTTTCAAATTTGCAGGGCGAGAATCGTCTGTACAAAAACAATAAAGACGGCAGTTTTGTCGATGTCGCACCTGAATTGAACATCACAGATCCGATTGACGGTTTTCCCGTCTGGTTCTGGGATTACAACCAGGACGGTGTCCTTGATATCTTCGCTTCCGGTTACTCACTGGATCTGGACTGCCTTGGTTACGAGTACTTCGGCGTCCCTTCGCCGCAACAGTTTCACTTCCTGTATGAAGGGGACGGCCATGGAGGATTCCACGAGGTTGCTGACGCTCGGCATTTGAACAGTCACCTGCCTCCAATGGGGGCGAATTTTGGAGATCTGGACAATGATGGGTATCCGGATTTGTATCTTGGCACAGGAACTCCACAGTACGAAGCGTTAATGCCAAATGTCATGTATCGAAATCAGCAAGGCCAACGCTTCTTCGATGTGACAACGGCGGGACGCATGGGGCATCTGCAAAAAGGCCACGGCATCGCATTCGCGGACTTCGATGAGGACGGCGATCAGGACGTCTTCAGCGAAATGGGAGGTGCGTATCCTGGCGACCAGGCAGTCAACTGTGTGTACGAAAATCCGGGGTTCGGCAATCACTGGCTAACCCTGCGGCTGATCGGAAAGACGTCCAACCGATCTGCCATCGGCGCCAAAGTCAGTGTCACTGTCAGTGATGGTGACACTGTCAGAACCGTCTATACATGGGTCGGAAGTGGAGGCAGTTTTGGGGCCAATCCATTACGCTGCGAAATTGGATTGGGGCATGCGGATCAAATCAAACAGATCGTGATCGACTGGCCAACCAGCGGAACTACCCAGACTTTTCGAGATGTTTCGATGGATCAATCAATCGAAATCGAAGAGGGCAGCGAGCAAATCCGTCCGACCAAACACGAATCGTAA
- a CDS encoding IS256 family transposase: protein MVAQQTAAESPRDVLSMILRDGAQKMLQAAIQNEVDDYLLAKSGLVDEAGRKLVVRNGSLPERDVITGLGPVSVRQPRVRDKRPVADREVFVSSILPKYLRKTKSMEELVPWLYLKGISTNDFPEALQALLGKDIEGFSATTITRLKSVWEEEYDEWSKRSLKDKRYAYIWADGIYSNIRFNENDGRSADENRQCLLVLMGATADGTKELLAVVAGVRESDIAWKELLLNLKARGLRHDPLLAIGDGAIGFWKALDQVFPTTRTQRCTVHKTANVLDKLPKSVQPQAKRMLHSIWDAPTKDEANIAFDLFVNTFEAKHSSAVDCLRKDRDVLLTFYDFPAENWCHIRTTNPIESTFGTIRLRHRKTKNNGSAKASLVMIFKLAQCAEKGWRKLRGHQHIPELIRGIRFIDGVNEQTRNDHNSTTTKTPTSHTEVVA, encoded by the coding sequence ATTGTTGCTCAGCAGACAGCGGCTGAAAGTCCTCGTGACGTGCTCAGCATGATCCTTCGTGATGGAGCTCAGAAGATGCTTCAGGCTGCCATCCAGAACGAGGTCGACGATTACCTGCTCGCGAAGTCTGGGCTCGTTGACGAAGCAGGTCGGAAGCTGGTTGTTCGCAACGGGTCGCTGCCTGAGCGTGACGTCATCACGGGCCTTGGACCTGTCTCCGTTCGGCAGCCGCGAGTGCGTGACAAACGACCGGTTGCAGATCGCGAAGTCTTCGTGTCATCGATCCTGCCGAAGTATCTGCGAAAGACGAAATCGATGGAGGAACTTGTTCCGTGGCTGTACCTCAAGGGCATCAGCACAAATGATTTTCCTGAGGCACTCCAGGCATTGCTGGGCAAGGACATCGAAGGATTTTCAGCAACGACGATTACGCGATTGAAGTCGGTCTGGGAAGAAGAATACGACGAGTGGTCGAAGCGGTCGTTGAAGGACAAACGATACGCCTACATCTGGGCTGATGGCATCTACAGCAACATTCGATTCAATGAGAACGATGGTCGCAGCGCCGATGAAAATCGCCAGTGTTTGCTGGTGCTGATGGGGGCAACAGCCGATGGAACAAAGGAATTGCTCGCCGTGGTTGCTGGCGTGCGTGAGAGCGATATTGCATGGAAGGAGTTGTTGTTAAATCTGAAAGCACGCGGCCTGCGACATGATCCACTGCTCGCGATTGGCGATGGTGCGATTGGATTCTGGAAGGCTCTTGATCAGGTTTTTCCGACGACTCGCACTCAGCGTTGCACGGTTCACAAGACGGCGAACGTACTCGACAAACTTCCGAAGTCCGTACAGCCTCAGGCAAAGAGAATGCTGCATTCGATCTGGGATGCACCGACAAAGGACGAAGCCAACATCGCCTTCGATTTGTTCGTCAACACGTTCGAAGCCAAGCACTCATCGGCGGTCGATTGTCTTCGAAAAGATCGTGATGTGCTGCTGACATTCTACGACTTCCCGGCAGAGAACTGGTGTCATATTCGAACCACGAATCCGATCGAAAGCACCTTCGGAACGATCCGTCTTCGTCATCGCAAGACAAAGAACAATGGGAGTGCAAAAGCTTCATTGGTCATGATCTTCAAGCTGGCTCAATGTGCCGAGAAAGGCTGGCGAAAACTGCGAGGTCACCAGCACATCCCCGAACTCATCAGAGGTATCCGCTTCATCGACGGTGTCAACGAACAGACTCGTAATGATCACAACTCAACGACCACCAAAACCCCTACATCTCATACCGAAGTCGTCGCCTGA